From Kineosporia succinea, the proteins below share one genomic window:
- a CDS encoding amidohydrolase family protein: MTALHRKLGRLIGATLPDGRVVNVDMADGVVTSVSPATGVTGVGEDDLDLTGFLLLPAPAEPHAHLDKALSWDEIAPPMGDLGRAIDSWRAHSRTMTTESIAARATAALRTMLQAGTTAVRTHVDLLPGPEPLRGVEALTGLRDQVRHLVDLQIVALAAPDTPDATVHAALDLGVDLVGGAPHLAPDPLRDLDRLLAIAHERQVGTDIHTDENLTHEPTLGHYARRVRDWPAGRIRSAGHCVRQGTQSPQELAPTIEAVREAGIGVISLPVTNLYLQGWDHPVSTPRGLTALRAFLDAGVLVAGGADNLRDPFNPMGRGDALETASLLITAGHLTLDEAYDAVSTGARAVLGLPPAGAETGRAADFLAVRGANLAEVVAAAPAERRVIHRGVLVASSSVVHRSAF; encoded by the coding sequence GTGACGGCCCTTCACCGCAAGCTCGGTCGCCTGATCGGCGCCACGCTGCCCGACGGGCGGGTGGTGAACGTCGACATGGCGGACGGGGTGGTCACGTCCGTCTCCCCGGCCACCGGGGTGACGGGGGTGGGTGAGGACGACCTCGACCTCACCGGGTTCCTGCTGCTCCCGGCCCCGGCCGAGCCGCACGCCCATCTCGACAAGGCCCTGTCGTGGGACGAGATCGCGCCGCCGATGGGCGATCTCGGCCGGGCCATCGACTCCTGGCGGGCCCACAGCCGCACCATGACCACCGAGAGCATCGCCGCGCGGGCCACCGCCGCGCTGCGCACGATGCTGCAGGCCGGCACCACGGCCGTGCGCACCCACGTCGACCTGCTGCCGGGCCCGGAGCCCCTGCGCGGCGTGGAGGCCCTGACCGGCCTGCGCGATCAGGTGCGGCACCTGGTCGACCTGCAGATCGTGGCCCTGGCCGCCCCCGACACCCCGGACGCGACCGTGCACGCGGCCCTCGACCTGGGGGTCGACCTGGTCGGCGGCGCCCCGCACCTGGCCCCCGACCCGCTGCGCGACCTCGACCGGCTGCTCGCGATCGCGCACGAGCGGCAGGTCGGCACCGACATCCACACCGACGAGAACCTCACCCACGAGCCCACACTCGGTCACTACGCCCGGCGGGTGCGCGACTGGCCGGCGGGCCGGATCCGCTCGGCCGGGCACTGCGTGCGTCAGGGCACCCAGAGCCCGCAGGAACTCGCGCCGACGATCGAGGCCGTGCGCGAGGCCGGTATCGGCGTGATCAGCCTGCCCGTCACGAACCTCTACCTCCAGGGCTGGGACCACCCGGTGAGCACCCCGCGCGGCCTGACCGCGCTGCGCGCCTTCCTGGACGCCGGGGTGCTGGTCGCGGGCGGCGCCGACAACCTGCGGGACCCGTTCAACCCGATGGGCCGCGGCGACGCCCTGGAGACCGCCTCGCTCCTGATCACCGCCGGTCACCTGACCCTCGACGAGGCCTACGACGCCGTGAGCACCGGGGCCCGGGCGGTGCTCGGCCTGCCGCCCGCCGGAGCCGAGACCGGCCGGGCCGCCGATTTTCTCGCCGTCCGAGGCGCCAACCTGGCCGAGGTGGTCGCCGCCGCCCCGGCCGAGCGTCGCGTCATCCACCGCGGCGTGCTCGTCGCGAGCTCATCCGTCGTCCACCGTTCCGCGTTCTGA
- a CDS encoding ABC transporter ATP-binding protein, protein MTVETPPLLDFRDVSMRFGSTEALTGVDLSVNRGEFVSVVGPSGCGKSTLLRIASGLEKISGGTASVESRRIGYVFQDATLLAWRSVRSNVELLAELHRVPRAERARRAAEAIELVGLTGFENHLPRQLSGGMRMRTSLARSLTLDPELFLFDEPFGALDEITRERLNDELLRLFVQQNFAGLFITHSVAEAVYLSTRVLVMSGRPGTIGASFDVPFDLPRDPDIRFTPEFAALVGQISHALREGHR, encoded by the coding sequence ATGACCGTCGAGACGCCCCCACTGCTCGACTTCCGTGACGTGTCCATGCGGTTCGGTTCGACCGAGGCCCTCACCGGCGTCGACCTGAGCGTCAACCGCGGCGAGTTCGTCTCCGTGGTCGGGCCTTCCGGCTGCGGCAAGTCCACCCTGCTGCGCATCGCCTCCGGCCTGGAGAAGATCTCCGGCGGCACCGCGTCCGTGGAGTCCCGGCGCATCGGCTACGTCTTCCAGGACGCCACGCTGCTCGCCTGGCGCTCGGTGCGCAGCAACGTGGAACTGCTGGCCGAACTGCACCGCGTGCCCAGGGCCGAACGCGCCCGGCGGGCCGCCGAGGCGATCGAGCTGGTCGGCCTCACCGGCTTCGAGAACCACCTGCCCCGGCAGCTGTCCGGCGGCATGCGGATGCGTACCTCCCTGGCCCGCTCGCTCACCCTCGACCCGGAACTGTTCCTCTTCGACGAGCCGTTCGGGGCCCTCGACGAGATCACCCGCGAACGCCTGAACGACGAGCTGCTGAGGCTTTTCGTGCAGCAGAACTTCGCCGGGCTGTTCATCACCCACTCGGTGGCCGAGGCCGTGTACCTCTCCACCCGGGTGCTCGTGATGTCCGGACGGCCGGGCACGATCGGCGCCTCCTTCGACGTGCCGTTCGACCTGCCCCGCGATCCGGACATCCGTTTCACCCCCGAGTTCGCCGCCCTGGTGGGCCAGATCTCCCACGCGCTGCGGGAAGGACACCGATGA
- a CDS encoding LytR C-terminal domain-containing protein, giving the protein MSATKPPGYDARPAEPEGANRRGAHRPRTKPAGAILPVVAGVAVVLLAIAGVVTVIGNRGSEATSSAGKQGFSEDTDTAATPGASGGTQAPGDDETATETEKAADQSIEVVVWNSLDIEGLATDFKNDLEAEGWTIDSVDNSPERNLATTQIYYGDADLEATAEGVRTALDDLGEVTENADVNPGKITVVLGQDTQD; this is encoded by the coding sequence ATGTCCGCCACGAAGCCCCCGGGCTACGACGCCCGTCCTGCCGAACCGGAGGGGGCGAACCGCCGTGGCGCACACCGCCCGCGCACGAAGCCGGCCGGTGCGATCCTGCCGGTGGTGGCCGGGGTCGCCGTCGTGCTGCTGGCGATCGCCGGTGTCGTCACCGTGATCGGGAACCGGGGCAGCGAGGCCACCAGCTCGGCGGGCAAGCAGGGGTTCAGCGAGGACACCGACACCGCGGCAACTCCCGGGGCGTCGGGCGGCACCCAGGCGCCGGGCGATGACGAAACCGCCACCGAGACCGAGAAGGCCGCCGACCAGAGCATCGAGGTCGTGGTGTGGAACTCCCTCGACATCGAGGGCCTGGCCACCGATTTCAAGAACGACCTCGAGGCCGAGGGCTGGACGATCGACTCCGTCGACAACTCCCCCGAACGGAATCTGGCCACCACGCAGATCTACTACGGCGACGCCGACCTGGAGGCCACCGCCGAAGGGGTGCGCACGGCCCTCGACGACCTCGGCGAGGTCACCGAGAACGCGGACGTGAACCCCGGCAAGATCACCGTGGTGCTCGGCCAGGACACGCAGGACTAA
- a CDS encoding ABC transporter permease, translating to MKRIHWWQPTVVLGLVVAFWYAIAAWYDRGKELAFVVPYPHLVFQEAVTDGMFREQLLENLFQTVVVTATGLVIAAAIGMTWAVLMSQARWLEHSLYPYAVILQTIPILAIVPLIGTIFGYEFTSRVIVTVMIALFPLVSNTLFGLASVDRAQRELFRLNGAGRFTTLVKLQLPAALPAIFVGLRTAAGLAVIGAIVGDQFFQRGTPGLGVLIQVSNSRLNGAGTFAAIITASLLGVVVFLLFGLLGRLVTGKWADQN from the coding sequence ATGAAGCGCATCCACTGGTGGCAGCCCACGGTCGTGCTCGGCCTGGTCGTCGCGTTCTGGTACGCGATCGCCGCCTGGTACGACCGGGGCAAGGAGCTCGCGTTCGTCGTGCCCTACCCGCACCTGGTGTTCCAGGAGGCGGTGACCGACGGGATGTTCCGCGAGCAGCTGCTGGAGAACCTGTTCCAGACCGTCGTGGTCACCGCGACCGGCCTGGTGATCGCGGCCGCGATCGGCATGACCTGGGCCGTGCTGATGTCGCAGGCCCGCTGGCTGGAGCACTCGCTGTACCCGTACGCGGTGATCCTGCAGACCATCCCGATCCTGGCGATCGTGCCCCTGATCGGCACCATCTTCGGCTACGAGTTCACCTCACGCGTCATCGTGACCGTGATGATCGCGCTGTTCCCGCTGGTCTCCAACACCCTGTTCGGCCTGGCCTCGGTGGACAGGGCACAACGAGAGCTGTTCCGGCTCAACGGGGCCGGGCGGTTCACCACCCTGGTCAAGCTCCAGCTGCCGGCGGCGCTGCCGGCCATCTTCGTCGGGCTGCGCACGGCGGCCGGGCTGGCGGTGATCGGCGCGATCGTCGGTGACCAGTTCTTCCAGCGCGGCACCCCCGGACTGGGCGTGCTCATCCAGGTCTCCAACTCCCGTCTCAACGGCGCCGGCACGTTCGCGGCCATCATCACCGCGTCGCTGCTCGGGGTCGTCGTCTTCCTGCTGTTCGGTCTGCTGGGCCGGCTGGTCACCGGCAAATGGGCCGACCAGAACTGA
- a CDS encoding ATP-binding cassette domain-containing protein yields the protein MTEEPTGEPVLSLRGVNKSFGAVHVLKDVGLDAWPGRVTALVGDNGAGKSTLVKAIAGIYGFDSGQYRFDGRDVEVGSPKQAAALGIEVVYQDLALCDNLDVVQNMFLGREIRSGLTLDELAMEKRASETLAGLSVRTLSSVRQKVSRLSGGQRQTVAIAKAVLWNSKVVILDEPTAALGVAQTEQVLQLVRRLADNGLAVILISHNMNDVVRVADSIAVLYLGRTAAQFEAKDVTTTRIVELITVGHSGDVGLAPEITEEDVA from the coding sequence ATGACGGAAGAACCCACCGGTGAGCCGGTGCTCAGCCTGCGGGGCGTCAACAAGAGTTTCGGTGCCGTGCACGTGCTCAAGGACGTCGGTCTCGACGCCTGGCCCGGCCGGGTGACCGCCCTGGTGGGCGACAACGGCGCCGGGAAGTCCACCCTGGTCAAGGCAATCGCGGGGATCTACGGCTTCGACAGCGGCCAGTACCGGTTCGACGGCCGGGACGTCGAGGTCGGCTCCCCGAAACAGGCTGCGGCACTGGGGATCGAGGTCGTCTACCAGGACCTCGCGCTCTGCGACAACCTGGACGTGGTGCAGAACATGTTCCTGGGCCGCGAGATCCGTTCCGGCCTCACGCTCGACGAGCTCGCGATGGAGAAGCGGGCGTCGGAGACCCTGGCCGGGTTGTCGGTGCGCACGCTGTCGTCGGTCCGGCAGAAGGTCTCCCGGCTCTCCGGCGGCCAGCGCCAGACCGTGGCCATCGCCAAGGCCGTGCTCTGGAACAGCAAGGTCGTCATCCTGGACGAGCCGACCGCGGCGCTCGGGGTGGCCCAGACCGAGCAGGTGCTGCAGCTCGTGCGGCGCCTGGCCGACAACGGCCTCGCCGTCATCCTCATCTCCCACAACATGAACGACGTGGTCCGGGTCGCCGACAGCATCGCGGTGCTCTACCTCGGCCGCACCGCCGCCCAGTTCGAGGCCAAGGACGTCACCACGACCCGGATCGTCGAGCTCATCACCGTCGGCCACAGCGGCGACGTCGGGCTGGCCCCGGAGATCACCGAGGAGGACGTCGCGTGA
- a CDS encoding sugar ABC transporter substrate-binding protein: MHRRSMVALTLGTAAVLTLSACGGSSSDDPSTDGGSDAKVGKVGVILPDTASSTRWEQQDRPELTAAFQAAGVESDIQNAQGDKNKFQSIADGMINEGVSVLLITDLDAGSGTAVIKKATAAGIPVIDYDRLTLGGGAKYYVSFDNVAVGTAIGEGLVKCLKDDGVTSGGVIELDGSPTDNNATLFKEGYDKAIKDAGYTVAAEQAVADWDNTVAATNFTQLDTKTKGEYVGVAAANDGLGGAVISRLKANGTAGKIPVTGQDASIEGLQRLLQGTQCVSVFKAVKKEAAAAAELAIALAKGDTAAADAVATGTVQDTELNTPVKSVLLTPEPIFQDNVQDVIDGGGTTADKICTTEELKKLCTEHNVG, translated from the coding sequence ATGCACAGACGATCGATGGTTGCCCTGACGCTGGGAACAGCGGCGGTACTGACACTTTCGGCCTGTGGTGGGTCGAGCTCGGACGACCCGTCCACCGACGGCGGCTCGGACGCGAAGGTCGGCAAGGTGGGGGTGATCCTGCCCGACACCGCGTCCTCGACCCGGTGGGAGCAGCAGGACCGCCCCGAGCTCACCGCCGCGTTCCAGGCGGCGGGCGTCGAGTCCGACATCCAGAACGCGCAGGGCGACAAGAACAAGTTCCAGAGCATCGCCGACGGCATGATCAACGAGGGCGTGAGCGTGCTGCTGATCACCGACCTGGACGCCGGTTCCGGCACCGCGGTGATCAAGAAGGCCACGGCGGCGGGGATCCCGGTCATCGACTACGACCGTCTCACCCTGGGCGGCGGGGCCAAGTACTACGTCTCGTTCGACAACGTGGCGGTGGGCACCGCGATCGGCGAGGGCCTGGTCAAGTGCCTGAAGGACGACGGGGTCACCTCCGGTGGCGTCATCGAGCTGGACGGGTCCCCGACCGACAACAACGCCACCCTCTTCAAGGAGGGTTACGACAAGGCCATCAAGGACGCCGGTTACACGGTCGCCGCCGAGCAGGCCGTCGCCGACTGGGACAACACCGTGGCCGCCACCAACTTCACCCAGCTGGACACCAAGACCAAGGGTGAGTACGTCGGGGTCGCCGCCGCCAACGACGGACTGGGCGGAGCCGTCATCTCGCGGCTGAAGGCGAACGGCACGGCCGGCAAGATCCCGGTCACCGGCCAGGACGCGAGCATCGAGGGCCTGCAGCGCCTCCTCCAGGGCACCCAGTGCGTCAGCGTCTTCAAGGCCGTCAAGAAGGAGGCGGCGGCCGCCGCCGAGCTGGCCATCGCGCTCGCGAAGGGTGACACGGCCGCGGCCGACGCGGTGGCCACCGGCACCGTGCAGGACACGGAGCTGAACACCCCGGTCAAGTCGGTGCTGCTGACCCCGGAACCGATCTTCCAGGACAACGTCCAGGACGTGATCGACGGCGGCGGCACCACCGCCGACAAGATCTGCACCACCGAGGAACTCAAGAAACTCTGCACCGAGCACAACGTCGGCTGA
- a CDS encoding helix-turn-helix domain-containing protein, whose translation MSEPPNPLGARIRRVRRSRGLTLAQLAVAAGLTHGFLSKLERGLASPSMASLGRITVALGTSQVELLAGDERDVETTPGAPVPEAVHRAGEGPTGLYGLGRARLLTTGDRRLQPLLFEGENTDPGEFYQHAEDEFIHVTAGTVVVDRGPQGVVTLGPGDSLYLGGGTPHRWSTGGPEVYRLFIVKENPRASSLSSRPTSS comes from the coding sequence GTGAGCGAGCCCCCGAATCCCCTGGGTGCCCGGATCCGCCGGGTCCGCCGCTCGCGCGGTCTGACGCTGGCCCAGCTGGCCGTCGCGGCCGGGCTCACCCACGGCTTCCTGAGCAAGCTCGAACGGGGTCTGGCCAGCCCGAGCATGGCCTCGCTGGGCCGGATCACGGTGGCCCTGGGCACCAGTCAGGTCGAGCTGCTGGCCGGCGACGAGCGGGACGTGGAAACGACGCCCGGCGCACCGGTTCCCGAGGCGGTGCACCGCGCCGGCGAGGGCCCCACCGGGCTCTACGGCCTGGGCCGGGCCCGGCTGCTGACCACGGGCGACCGGCGGCTGCAGCCCCTGCTCTTCGAGGGGGAGAACACCGACCCGGGCGAGTTCTACCAGCACGCCGAGGACGAGTTCATCCACGTCACGGCCGGAACCGTGGTGGTCGACCGGGGGCCGCAGGGCGTCGTGACGCTGGGCCCGGGCGACTCGCTCTACCTCGGCGGCGGCACGCCCCACCGCTGGAGCACGGGCGGCCCGGAGGTCTACCGCCTGTTCATCGTCAAGGAGAACCCGCGCGCGAGCTCCCTCTCGTCGAGGCCGACCAGCTCGTAG
- a CDS encoding tyrosine-protein phosphatase — MPGRADPSWPGARNLRDLGGRELAGGGVTRSGRVLRSGAREYLTDEGWRAARAAGLSTVIDLRNAPFETARSPRYPTVSASAYEDVAIVAAPTEDPDDRAFLEVCGPWLDHPRSWADNARLARGRVLRVLRAIGEAPGPVLIHCTGGRDRTGMISAMLLQLAGATATAIADDYEAGWRGAADHPGHGWVYAPDRGVWSEQHLAVPSPEEIDRQLADRIPWIHRWAGSFDTAGYLTAGGLEAARRRRLSTLLRA, encoded by the coding sequence GTGCCCGGCCGTGCCGACCCGTCCTGGCCCGGTGCCCGGAACCTGCGTGATCTCGGCGGCCGGGAGCTGGCCGGGGGCGGCGTCACCCGGTCGGGCCGGGTCCTGCGCTCGGGGGCCCGGGAGTACCTGACCGACGAGGGCTGGCGGGCGGCCCGGGCGGCCGGGCTGAGCACGGTGATCGACCTGCGGAACGCGCCGTTCGAGACGGCCCGGAGCCCGCGGTACCCGACGGTCTCGGCGTCGGCGTACGAGGACGTCGCGATCGTCGCGGCACCCACCGAAGACCCCGACGACAGAGCGTTCCTGGAGGTCTGCGGTCCGTGGCTGGACCATCCCCGGTCGTGGGCCGACAATGCGCGGCTCGCCCGGGGCCGGGTGCTGCGGGTGCTGCGCGCGATCGGTGAGGCGCCGGGGCCGGTGCTGATCCACTGCACGGGTGGCCGTGACCGTACCGGCATGATCAGCGCGATGCTCCTGCAGCTGGCCGGCGCCACGGCGACCGCGATCGCCGACGACTACGAGGCGGGATGGCGCGGGGCGGCGGACCACCCCGGGCACGGCTGGGTGTACGCCCCCGACCGGGGGGTGTGGAGCGAGCAGCACCTGGCGGTGCCCTCGCCGGAGGAGATCGACCGGCAGCTGGCCGACCGGATCCCCTGGATCCACCGGTGGGCCGGGTCTTTCGACACCGCGGGCTACCTCACGGCGGGCGGTCTGGAGGCGGCGCGACGACGGCGGCTGAGCACCCTGCTGCGGGCTTAG
- a CDS encoding sugar ABC transporter permease, with protein sequence MTTTVPRPELIAENGGARAAFQGYLERLRGGDVGSVPAVTGLVALVLFFSIARPDSFATTRNFANLLVQGAPIIFIAMGLVFVLLLGEIDLGAGFTAGTAAAVVAVLMTNHGVAWPVAVVACVLTGAAIGLVLGLLVALLNIPSFVVTLASFLALQGVLLLVIGQGGTIPVNDSTILSLMNDNLPPWLGWAGVAVIVAGYAALALAGSARRTRSGLEAPPAGVLVFKIVALAVILAVVTFLLNQERAVNPTVRSLKGIPVVVPVTIVFLLVLTFVLSRTAFGRHVYAVGGNAEAARRAGITVPWVRISCFVISSSLAAVAGILYASYNNSVSPTTGGASTLLYAVGAAVIGGTSLFGGKGRVIDAIIGGLVVATIQNGLLLITSQSGAQYIVTGAVLLLAASVDAISRRRVAATGR encoded by the coding sequence GTGACCACCACCGTTCCCCGCCCCGAGCTCATCGCCGAGAACGGCGGGGCCCGGGCCGCGTTCCAGGGCTACCTCGAGCGTCTGCGCGGAGGCGACGTCGGGTCCGTCCCCGCCGTCACCGGGCTCGTGGCGCTGGTGCTGTTCTTCAGCATCGCCCGGCCCGACAGTTTCGCCACGACGCGCAATTTCGCCAATCTCCTGGTGCAGGGTGCGCCCATCATCTTCATCGCCATGGGCCTGGTGTTCGTGCTGCTGCTCGGCGAGATCGACCTGGGCGCGGGTTTCACCGCCGGCACGGCCGCCGCCGTGGTCGCGGTGCTGATGACGAACCACGGTGTGGCCTGGCCGGTCGCGGTGGTGGCGTGCGTGCTGACGGGCGCCGCGATCGGGCTCGTGCTGGGCCTGCTGGTGGCCCTGCTCAACATCCCGTCGTTCGTCGTGACCCTGGCCTCGTTCCTGGCCCTGCAGGGCGTTCTGCTGCTCGTCATCGGGCAGGGCGGCACCATCCCGGTCAACGACAGCACGATCCTGTCGCTGATGAACGACAACCTGCCCCCCTGGCTCGGCTGGGCCGGTGTCGCCGTCATCGTGGCCGGTTACGCCGCCCTGGCCCTGGCGGGTTCCGCCCGGCGGACGCGATCCGGGCTGGAGGCGCCGCCGGCCGGCGTCCTGGTGTTCAAGATCGTTGCCCTGGCGGTCATCCTGGCCGTGGTGACGTTCCTGCTCAACCAGGAACGGGCCGTCAACCCGACCGTGCGGTCGCTCAAGGGGATCCCGGTCGTCGTGCCCGTCACCATCGTCTTCCTGCTGGTGCTGACCTTCGTGCTGAGCCGGACGGCGTTCGGCCGGCACGTCTACGCCGTCGGCGGCAACGCCGAGGCCGCGCGCCGGGCGGGCATCACCGTCCCGTGGGTGCGGATCTCGTGCTTCGTCATCAGCTCGTCCCTCGCCGCGGTCGCCGGGATTCTGTACGCCTCGTACAACAACTCGGTCTCCCCCACCACCGGCGGCGCCTCCACCCTGCTCTACGCCGTCGGCGCGGCGGTCATCGGCGGCACGTCGTTGTTCGGCGGGAAGGGGCGGGTGATCGACGCGATCATCGGCGGGCTGGTGGTCGCGACCATCCAGAACGGGCTGCTCCTGATCACGAGCCAGTCGGGGGCGCAGTACATCGTCACCGGGGCCGTGCTGCTGCTGGCGGCCAGTGTCGACGCGATCTCCCGGCGCCGGGTGGCCGCGACGGGCCGATAG
- a CDS encoding ABC transporter ATP-binding protein encodes MSDLLTVRAVTHGVLKNVDLSAGPGRLVALTGHSGSGKSTLCHLVAGFERPDQGVVTLDGVATADITDWSRIAVVPQRLALLEQLTGVENLVLPALAAGRPVGAGVAEKVLDRLGVDVLAGRAVGLGSVGEQQRVAVARALLLGSALVVLDEPTAHQDDDNARRVIDAVLAAVEEGALVVTSTHDPRVLEHATLTLPLGTGL; translated from the coding sequence GTGAGCGATCTCCTGACCGTGCGCGCCGTGACCCACGGGGTGCTGAAAAACGTTGACCTGAGCGCCGGTCCGGGCCGGCTGGTCGCGCTCACGGGACACTCCGGCTCGGGGAAGTCCACGCTGTGCCACCTGGTGGCCGGGTTCGAGCGTCCGGACCAGGGGGTGGTGACGCTCGACGGCGTGGCCACGGCCGACATCACCGACTGGTCGCGCATCGCCGTCGTGCCCCAGCGTCTGGCCCTGCTGGAACAGCTCACCGGCGTGGAGAACCTGGTCCTGCCCGCGCTCGCAGCCGGGCGGCCGGTCGGTGCCGGGGTGGCCGAGAAGGTGCTGGACCGCCTGGGTGTGGACGTGCTGGCGGGCCGGGCGGTCGGGCTGGGGTCGGTCGGTGAGCAGCAGCGGGTCGCGGTCGCCCGGGCGCTGCTGCTCGGTTCCGCCCTGGTGGTGCTGGACGAGCCGACGGCGCACCAGGACGACGACAACGCCCGTCGCGTCATCGATGCCGTGCTCGCGGCCGTGGAGGAGGGAGCCCTGGTGGTGACCTCCACCCACGACCCGCGCGTGCTGGAGCACGCGACGCTGACGCTGCCCCTCGGCACCGGGCTGTAG
- a CDS encoding amidohydrolase family protein, with the protein MLTITGATRVLVDRTTETTGDVVAVDGRITDNRSDTPTPPGTGSETLDAEGAVVTPGLVNAHHHLLQTAFRTLPGTRGVPMGEWLGVMAAAYRAAGVDPELTGAAASVGVAEALLSGVTTLADHHLTWPTGCDDVGLAKATAASARELGARLVFVRGSAGDDPQVAGESATRIAEALLPQTHDGLLQLAVGPAGVHSDRRETFDALAEVAARFGLRRRTQANEQVDVEIAAARYGRRPLDLLEEWGWLADDVTLAHLCDVTPAEISRLADRGVTATHAPGCDVPMGWGVAPVAALLDSGVPVGLGTSGGGSNDAGHLLADARLAMQVSALVGRPLSAREVLMSATEGSAAGLGRPELGHLRPGAAADLCVWDVSGVADAGVADPVAGLLWANPGRRPRHVVVAGRVVVRDYELVGLDERELARGFSLTMNRR; encoded by the coding sequence GTGCTCACGATCACCGGCGCCACCCGCGTCCTCGTCGACCGGACCACCGAGACGACGGGCGACGTCGTCGCCGTGGACGGCCGGATCACGGACAACCGGAGCGACACCCCGACCCCGCCGGGAACCGGGTCCGAGACCCTCGATGCCGAGGGCGCCGTCGTCACCCCGGGCCTGGTCAACGCCCATCACCACCTCCTGCAGACCGCGTTCCGCACCCTGCCCGGCACCCGCGGCGTCCCGATGGGCGAATGGCTCGGGGTGATGGCGGCCGCCTACCGCGCGGCCGGGGTCGATCCGGAACTGACCGGTGCCGCCGCGTCCGTCGGTGTCGCCGAGGCCCTGCTCAGCGGGGTGACCACCCTCGCCGACCACCACCTCACCTGGCCCACCGGCTGCGACGACGTGGGTCTGGCGAAGGCGACCGCCGCGTCCGCCCGTGAGCTCGGCGCCCGCCTGGTGTTCGTGCGCGGCAGCGCCGGTGACGACCCGCAGGTGGCCGGGGAGTCGGCGACGCGCATCGCCGAGGCCCTCCTGCCCCAGACCCACGACGGCCTGCTGCAGCTCGCCGTCGGCCCGGCCGGTGTGCACAGCGACCGGCGCGAGACCTTCGACGCGCTCGCCGAGGTCGCCGCCCGCTTCGGCCTGCGGCGCCGCACCCAGGCCAACGAGCAGGTCGACGTCGAGATCGCGGCTGCGCGCTACGGGCGCCGTCCGCTGGACCTGCTCGAGGAGTGGGGATGGCTGGCGGACGACGTGACCCTGGCGCACCTGTGCGACGTCACCCCGGCCGAGATCTCCCGGCTGGCCGACCGGGGTGTCACCGCGACCCACGCCCCGGGCTGCGACGTGCCGATGGGCTGGGGCGTCGCCCCGGTCGCGGCGTTGCTCGACTCCGGGGTCCCGGTCGGGCTCGGCACGAGCGGCGGCGGCAGCAACGACGCCGGGCACCTGCTCGCGGACGCCCGCCTGGCGATGCAGGTCTCGGCCCTGGTGGGCCGTCCGCTGAGTGCGCGGGAGGTGCTGATGAGCGCCACCGAGGGGTCGGCGGCGGGCCTCGGGCGCCCGGAACTGGGGCACCTGCGGCCCGGTGCGGCCGCCGACCTGTGCGTCTGGGACGTGTCGGGGGTGGCGGACGCCGGGGTCGCCGATCCGGTCGCGGGCCTGCTGTGGGCGAACCCGGGCCGCCGCCCGCGTCACGTCGTGGTCGCCGGGCGCGTGGTGGTGCGCGACTACGAGCTGGTCGGCCTCGACGAGAGGGAGCTCGCGCGCGGGTTCTCCTTGACGATGAACAGGCGGTAG